The Deltaproteobacteria bacterium genome has a window encoding:
- a CDS encoding cation transporter — MNPKIKEEVIAISVSFLLAVGKGLASFWTGSLALVASALDSLMDFFISSINLFSLKVADRPPDEDHAYGHGKAEAIAGFFQSLVILASVIALVYASVQRFRGGVPLQHLSGGIGIVLLSMVVGYWLSWRLQRQAASTGSVVLKTDSLHYAMDLYAYGGILLSFFLIKLTGWVWLDAIVTFLIALYIAVLAFRVGKQAVDELMDRELRPEIRQAVEEIVKRYYPEVLGMHNFKSRHAASKRFLQFHLVLKKELSFEQVHELEERIAGEIRRELGNVHVTIHADPEGTGLDQTDLM; from the coding sequence TTGAATCCAAAGATTAAAGAGGAAGTCATTGCGATCTCGGTTTCATTCCTCTTGGCGGTGGGGAAGGGGCTTGCCTCGTTCTGGACCGGTTCTCTCGCCTTGGTGGCCTCTGCTCTCGACTCCCTCATGGATTTTTTTATCTCGAGTATCAATTTATTCTCGTTAAAGGTTGCCGATCGTCCCCCCGATGAGGACCACGCCTACGGTCATGGCAAGGCGGAGGCGATCGCCGGTTTTTTTCAATCTCTCGTGATTCTCGCATCGGTCATTGCGCTGGTTTACGCCAGCGTACAAAGATTTCGGGGAGGGGTTCCCCTTCAACACTTAAGTGGAGGGATCGGTATTGTTCTCCTCTCGATGGTGGTTGGATATTGGTTGAGTTGGCGTCTCCAGAGGCAGGCTGCTTCAACCGGTTCTGTTGTTCTGAAGACCGATTCCCTTCATTACGCGATGGATCTCTACGCCTACGGTGGGATCCTTCTTTCTTTTTTTCTGATCAAGTTAACCGGCTGGGTCTGGCTCGATGCCATCGTTACTTTTCTGATCGCTTTGTATATTGCCGTGCTGGCGTTTCGTGTCGGCAAACAGGCAGTCGATGAACTCATGGATAGAGAGCTCCGCCCTGAGATCCGGCAAGCGGTGGAAGAGATCGTCAAGCGGTATTATCCCGAGGTCTTGGGGATGCACAACTTTAAATCACGCCATGCTGCTTCAAAGCGATTTTTGCAGTTTCATTTGGTTCTCAAGAAAGAACTTTCTTTCGAGCAGGTGCATGAACTCGAGGAAAGGATCGCGGGAGAGATCCGTCGCGAGTTGGGGAATGTTCATGTGACGATTCATGCCGATCCGGAAGGGACCGGACTGGATCAAACCGATTTGATGTGA
- a CDS encoding histone deacetylase — translation MSQTAVIWDERYLLHDTGLYHPERPERLLAIKQVLDKSEIGKKLIRLEPRLAIPEEIALVHDFEYVRKIETTAGHDIQLDPDTPVSPKSWEAACLAVGGMLVAVDWVLENPPSPPFSKWGKRGARNAFAFVRPPGHHAERARAMGFCLFNNVAIAAEYALRKPGIKKVLIVDYDVHHGNGTQWSFYDRPDVFYISTHRYPFYPGTGARKEEGKGKGKGYTLNVLFPGGEGDEEYLTAFDKQIIPVMKDYQPDLILVSAGYDAHRLDPLGGMNVTADGFAQMTGKILEVAEKTCGGRVVMVLEGGYSLEGLSESVEACLKILQTENRSPGS, via the coding sequence ATGAGTCAAACGGCGGTTATTTGGGATGAACGTTATCTGCTTCATGACACCGGTCTTTATCATCCTGAGCGGCCGGAACGGTTGCTTGCCATCAAGCAGGTTCTCGATAAAAGCGAAATTGGGAAAAAGCTGATTCGTCTCGAACCCCGTCTCGCAATTCCGGAAGAGATCGCGTTGGTTCACGATTTTGAATATGTCCGAAAGATTGAGACAACGGCAGGGCACGACATTCAACTCGACCCTGACACGCCTGTGTCGCCGAAATCGTGGGAAGCGGCCTGTCTGGCGGTGGGGGGGATGTTGGTGGCGGTTGATTGGGTGTTGGAAAATCCCCCCAGCCCCCCTTTTTCAAAGTGGGGTAAGAGGGGAGCTCGTAACGCCTTTGCCTTCGTGCGTCCCCCCGGCCACCATGCCGAGAGGGCCCGAGCGATGGGGTTTTGCCTCTTTAATAATGTGGCGATCGCCGCCGAATATGCGTTGCGAAAACCGGGGATCAAAAAGGTCCTGATTGTCGATTACGATGTCCATCATGGGAATGGAACCCAGTGGTCGTTTTATGATCGCCCCGATGTCTTTTATATCTCCACTCATCGGTATCCTTTTTATCCGGGGACTGGGGCCCGAAAAGAGGAGGGGAAGGGAAAAGGGAAGGGGTACACGCTGAATGTCCTCTTTCCCGGTGGGGAAGGGGATGAGGAGTATCTCACAGCCTTTGATAAACAGATTATTCCTGTGATGAAAGATTATCAGCCTGATCTTATTTTGGTCTCGGCAGGTTATGATGCGCATCGCTTGGATCCCCTTGGGGGGATGAATGTGACGGCCGACGGGTTTGCCCAGATGACAGGAAAAATTTTGGAGGTAGCAGAGAAAACGTGTGGCGGTCGCGTCGTGATGGTCTTGGAGGGGGGATACAGTCTCGAGGGGCTTTCAGAGAGCGTTGAGGCCTGTCTTAAAATCCTTCAAACAGAAAATCGATCCCCCGGCTCTTAG
- a CDS encoding PBP1A family penicillin-binding protein, translating to MRSTPSLFEGIGRLIKIISTLIGSALLLVLIAAGALYFKFARDLPKIGTLTDYHPPIVSEVYAFDGTKIGEFWQECRFLVPYEQIPELVINAFIASEDERFWEHRGVDLRSIVRAFIENFRAGRVVQGGSTITQQVTRSLLLTREKKLERKIKEALLATQIEQNLTKKQILYLYLNQIYLGNRAYGVTAAARNYFKKELKDLNLAEISLIAGLPSAPTNYSPINNPEQARRKQFHVLSRMLENGYIKKKAMDEALKTTLQIYHHGTDKEYNLGYAPYFVEHVRRALEEKYGADLYQKGLKIYTTADLRAIKIAEETLKKGLEEFDHQKEFRGPLGKLKTEEIPAYADSIHKTLILEEEIPFSFPVPEKKPEAVVPIREGKYYRGIILKVDSQDNAIVLIGHVRGTILGRDRGRAYRTPRVGEVYWVRKVGDYFKIDQEPEIEGALFSMNPLTHEVKAIVGGYDYHRSEFNRATQALRQPGSAFKPILYAAALDKGYTPDTIVMDAPVTYEIGNDEYWSPRNYGEKFNGPMTIRSALTHSVNVIAVKVMHDIGIHYTIGYAHKLGIVSPLQKYLSSALGANVVTLQELVRAYATFPAGGIRPNPIFILKIVDSTGKVLEENKPPSPDPEKIFEAVSKADPESIKTRLMEEGAKTIEEKKLKLSMDELKILYGGTIPEGRVMTPQTAFIMIHMMKDVIERGTGYRARELGRPTAGKTGTTNEESDAWFIATTPDLITGVWVGYDSLKSLGPKKTGGIVAAPIWLDYMKEVLKDTAIREFPVPSTLDLAKIDSMTGGSSITAMKKKSKEEFPVAGTPKSRGIDFLFEGF from the coding sequence ATGCGCTCTACTCCCTCTCTCTTCGAAGGTATTGGACGGCTTATTAAAATTATTTCCACACTTATTGGAAGTGCCCTTCTCCTTGTCTTGATTGCCGCAGGGGCCTTGTACTTCAAGTTCGCAAGAGATCTTCCAAAGATTGGCACTCTCACCGATTATCACCCCCCCATCGTCAGTGAAGTCTACGCCTTTGATGGAACAAAAATTGGCGAGTTCTGGCAAGAATGCCGATTCCTCGTCCCCTATGAGCAAATTCCTGAGTTGGTGATCAACGCCTTTATCGCAAGCGAAGATGAACGATTTTGGGAACATCGTGGTGTTGATTTGAGAAGTATCGTTCGGGCATTTATTGAAAACTTCAGGGCGGGCCGCGTTGTGCAGGGAGGATCGACCATCACACAGCAGGTAACACGATCTCTGCTGCTCACCCGTGAAAAAAAATTAGAAAGAAAAATCAAAGAGGCGCTCCTCGCGACTCAAATTGAACAAAATCTCACTAAAAAACAAATTCTTTACCTCTATCTGAACCAAATCTATCTCGGAAATCGAGCCTATGGAGTTACCGCGGCAGCGAGAAACTATTTCAAAAAGGAGCTCAAGGATCTCAATCTCGCCGAAATCTCCTTGATTGCGGGTCTTCCCTCGGCTCCTACCAACTACTCGCCGATCAATAATCCTGAACAGGCACGCCGGAAACAGTTCCATGTCCTGTCTCGAATGCTCGAAAACGGCTACATCAAAAAAAAGGCGATGGATGAGGCGCTCAAAACAACGCTTCAGATTTATCATCATGGGACCGACAAAGAATATAACCTTGGTTATGCCCCTTATTTTGTCGAACATGTGCGAAGGGCCCTTGAGGAAAAATATGGTGCTGACCTCTACCAAAAAGGCCTCAAGATCTATACCACCGCTGACTTGCGAGCTATAAAGATCGCCGAAGAAACACTCAAAAAGGGGCTGGAAGAATTTGATCACCAAAAAGAGTTTCGGGGACCTCTAGGAAAACTTAAAACCGAAGAGATCCCGGCCTATGCAGATTCGATTCATAAGACTCTTATCCTGGAGGAAGAAATTCCTTTTTCTTTTCCCGTTCCGGAAAAAAAACCTGAGGCGGTCGTTCCGATTCGTGAGGGGAAATATTATCGTGGGATCATCCTCAAGGTTGATTCCCAAGACAATGCCATCGTTCTGATTGGACATGTTCGAGGCACAATCCTGGGACGAGATCGAGGACGCGCCTATCGTACCCCCCGTGTCGGAGAAGTCTACTGGGTACGAAAGGTGGGGGACTATTTCAAAATCGATCAGGAGCCTGAAATCGAAGGGGCCCTTTTCTCCATGAACCCACTCACTCATGAAGTGAAGGCAATCGTCGGGGGTTATGACTACCACAGAAGCGAGTTCAATCGAGCGACCCAGGCGCTGCGCCAACCAGGCTCCGCCTTTAAGCCGATCCTTTACGCGGCCGCCCTCGACAAAGGGTACACCCCTGACACGATCGTCATGGATGCCCCTGTCACTTACGAGATTGGGAATGACGAATACTGGAGTCCCCGAAATTATGGGGAAAAATTCAATGGCCCGATGACGATTCGTTCCGCCCTCACGCATTCCGTGAACGTGATTGCCGTCAAGGTCATGCACGATATCGGAATCCATTACACCATCGGCTATGCCCATAAATTAGGGATTGTTTCTCCTCTGCAAAAGTATCTCTCCTCGGCCCTGGGGGCTAATGTAGTCACCCTGCAAGAGCTTGTTCGTGCCTACGCCACTTTTCCGGCGGGCGGCATTCGTCCCAATCCCATTTTCATTCTCAAGATTGTTGATTCTACGGGAAAGGTTCTGGAAGAAAACAAGCCCCCCTCCCCTGATCCTGAGAAAATTTTCGAGGCGGTCTCGAAGGCAGATCCGGAGTCGATCAAGACCCGATTGATGGAAGAAGGGGCCAAGACGATCGAGGAAAAAAAATTGAAACTCTCGATGGATGAATTGAAAATTCTCTACGGGGGAACAATCCCGGAAGGACGTGTGATGACCCCTCAGACCGCCTTCATCATGATCCATATGATGAAAGATGTGATCGAACGAGGGACCGGTTACCGAGCCAGGGAATTGGGCCGACCCACTGCCGGAAAGACAGGGACGACAAATGAGGAGTCGGATGCCTGGTTTATTGCAACGACCCCCGATCTGATCACCGGGGTCTGGGTTGGTTATGACAGCTTGAAATCCCTCGGTCCTAAAAAAACGGGGGGTATCGTCGCCGCACCGATTTGGCTGGATTATATGAAGGAGGTCTTGAAGGATACCGCGATCAGGGAGTTTCCCGTCCCTTCAACACTCGACCTCGCAAAAATCGATTCAATGACCGGTGGATCGTCAATCACGGCAATGAAGAAGAAATCAAAGGAAGAATTCCCTGTCGCCGGAACCCCTAAGAGCCGGGGGATCGATTTTCTGTTTGAAGGATTTTAA
- a CDS encoding twin-arginine translocase TatA/TatE family subunit produces MFGLGTSELLVVLALALIFIGPEKLPQIATTLGQAVKKLKEAIDDIKSEIK; encoded by the coding sequence ATGTTCGGTCTCGGCACCTCAGAACTTTTAGTTGTTTTGGCCCTTGCCCTGATTTTTATCGGGCCGGAGAAACTCCCCCAAATCGCGACCACCCTCGGGCAAGCGGTGAAAAAATTGAAGGAAGCGATCGACGATATCAAATCCGAAATCAAATGA
- a CDS encoding 6-phosphofructokinase gives MKIAVLTGGGDCPGLNAAIRAVVRRGESYSYKIIGVREGWRGFVDQNFIPFDREKITGILPLGGTILGTSRTNPYKDSKTMEKFKTGFTASGCDVVIAIGGEDTLGVASKLSQDGYKVVGIPKTIDNDLEETDFTIGFQTAVAIAAEAIDRIHTTAESHNRVMVVEVMGRHVGWLATYAGLGAGADVILIPERPFHLDDVCGIIRKRTKNGRRFSIVVVAEGAKMVRKEGEETFLASSRKDEFGHVQLGGIGAVLAKEIEAKTGYESRVTVLGHVQRGGTPVVADRILASRFGVFAVDCIQKKNFGVMTALKGNQIVAVPLETIVGRLKTVDSELFSIAEVFFG, from the coding sequence ATGAAGATTGCTGTACTCACAGGTGGTGGCGATTGTCCGGGACTCAATGCAGCGATCCGTGCAGTCGTTCGGCGAGGGGAATCGTACAGCTACAAAATCATTGGTGTCCGCGAGGGTTGGCGTGGTTTTGTCGATCAAAACTTTATCCCGTTCGATCGCGAGAAGATTACCGGCATCCTTCCATTGGGGGGAACGATCCTGGGGACCTCCCGGACTAATCCCTACAAAGATTCCAAGACGATGGAGAAGTTTAAGACAGGTTTCACCGCGAGCGGTTGCGATGTTGTGATCGCGATTGGTGGGGAGGATACGCTTGGGGTTGCTTCGAAGCTCAGCCAGGACGGATACAAGGTGGTAGGGATACCAAAGACAATCGATAACGACCTCGAGGAGACTGACTTCACGATCGGTTTTCAGACTGCTGTCGCGATAGCTGCCGAGGCGATCGATCGGATCCATACAACTGCCGAATCTCACAACCGGGTCATGGTGGTGGAGGTGATGGGGCGGCATGTCGGTTGGCTTGCGACCTATGCCGGTCTTGGAGCGGGGGCCGATGTTATTTTGATTCCAGAAAGACCATTTCACCTGGACGACGTTTGCGGGATCATCCGCAAGAGGACAAAAAATGGGAGGCGTTTCAGCATCGTGGTCGTTGCGGAAGGGGCCAAAATGGTTCGCAAAGAAGGGGAGGAGACTTTTCTCGCCTCAAGTCGGAAGGACGAATTCGGTCATGTCCAACTCGGAGGGATAGGGGCGGTGCTTGCGAAAGAGATCGAGGCAAAGACTGGATACGAGAGTCGTGTGACGGTGCTGGGTCACGTTCAACGGGGAGGTACCCCCGTGGTAGCTGACAGGATTCTGGCGAGCCGTTTTGGTGTTTTTGCCGTCGATTGTATTCAGAAAAAGAATTTTGGTGTCATGACCGCCCTGAAGGGAAATCAAATTGTAGCGGTTCCGCTGGAGACGATAGTTGGTCGACTTAAGACCGTCGATTCGGAACTATTTTCAATCGCCGAAGTTTTCTTCGGCTAG
- the tatC gene encoding twin-arginine translocase subunit TatC, with protein sequence MSEQKLTLTQHLQELRTCLIRSVVTIVVGMGVSLYFSKSIFRLLQKPLLTTLPWGSHFIATSPLEAWTTYLKVSLLTGFFLSLPVIFYQLWSFIAPGLYRNEKKIAFLFVAFSTLFFVGGGFFGYFVIFPIGFKFFVTALEGTDITLLPVMKDYLGFIIRMLFIFGLIFETPLILVLLAQIGIVNRRQLASARRYLIVLAFLIAGVLTPGPDVVSQLLLALPLLGLYEISLIVIRLIEKKK encoded by the coding sequence ATGAGCGAACAGAAACTCACCCTCACACAGCATCTCCAGGAACTCCGGACCTGCCTGATCCGCTCCGTCGTGACGATCGTGGTCGGGATGGGAGTTTCCCTCTACTTCTCGAAAAGCATCTTTCGCCTCCTTCAGAAACCGCTTCTCACGACATTGCCTTGGGGATCCCATTTTATCGCGACCTCACCGCTCGAGGCCTGGACTACCTATCTAAAGGTCTCACTCCTGACCGGATTTTTCTTGAGCCTCCCTGTCATTTTTTATCAACTCTGGTCTTTCATCGCCCCAGGACTTTATCGAAACGAAAAAAAGATCGCGTTCCTTTTTGTTGCCTTCTCGACCCTCTTTTTTGTGGGCGGAGGATTTTTCGGATATTTTGTCATTTTTCCGATCGGATTCAAATTTTTTGTGACCGCACTCGAGGGGACCGACATCACGCTCCTCCCGGTGATGAAGGATTATCTGGGGTTCATCATCCGGATGCTCTTCATCTTCGGTCTGATCTTTGAAACCCCCCTCATTCTCGTCCTTCTGGCACAAATCGGGATTGTCAATCGTCGACAACTCGCCTCGGCGAGACGTTACCTGATCGTCCTCGCCTTTCTTATTGCCGGAGTTTTAACCCCCGGCCCCGATGTCGTCTCTCAACTCCTCCTGGCCCTTCCACTCCTTGGGCTCTATGAGATCTCCCTCATCGTGATCCGCCTTATCGAAAAGAAAAAATGA